CCTGTCCGCCGAGTACGGCATCGCGCGCGGCAGCGGCTGGGTGGCGCTGCTGGAACAGCGCCTGAAGCAGCGGAAGATCGATGCGCGCGTCGTCAACGCCAGCATCAGCGGCGACACCACCAGCGGCGGGCGCACGCGCCTGCCCGCGCTGCTGCAGCAGCACAAGCCGAACCTGGTGGTGCTGGAACTGGGCGCCAACGACGGCCTGCGCGGCCTGCCGGTGAATGCCGCCGAGGACAACCTTCGCACCATGATCGCGCTGGCGCAAAAGAACAGCGCGCGCGTGCTGCTGGTCGGCATGCGCATGCCGCCCAACTACGGGCGCGCCTATACCGAGCGCTTCGCCGGCATGTACAAGGAACTCTCGGGCGAAATGAAGGTGCCGCTGGTGCCGTTCATGCTGGAGGGCGTGGCCCAGGAAGCGTCCAGCTTCCAGCCCGACCGCCTGCATCCGCTGGCGAGCGCCCATCCCACCATCCTCAACAATATCTGGCCACAAGTCGCCCCCCTCCTTCAATGAAATACCCCGCAGTCCTGAGCTTCGACGAGATCCTCCCGCAACTGGATGCCTTCGACACCGTCATCGACGCCCGCAGCGAATCCGAATTCGCGCTCGACCACCTGCCCGGCGCCATCAACTGCCCGGTGCTGGACGACGCCGAACGCATCCTGATCGGCACCACCTACAAGCAGGTCGGCGCGTTCGAGGCCAAGAAGCTGGGCGCGCCGCTGGTGGCGAAGAACATCGCGCGCCACATCGACACCCTGTTCGCCGACAAGCCGAAGGACTGGAAGCCGCTGGTCTACTGCTGGCGCGGCGGCAACCGCAGCGGTTCGATGGTGCATGTCCTGGCGCGCATCGGCTGGCCCGTGGTGCAGCTCGACGGCGGCTACAAGGCCTACCGCGCCTACGTCAGCGCAGCGCTGGCGGCGCCGCCGGCGCTGCCCTTGCGCGTCATCTGCGGCACCACCGGCAGCGGCAAGACGCGCCTGCTGCATGCGCTGGAAGCCGCCGGCGCCCAGGTGCTGGACCTGGAAGGCATGGCGGCGCACCGCGGCTCCGTGCTGGGCCACCTGCCGGGCGAACCGCAGCCGACCCAGAAGCAGTTCGAAACGCGCATCTGGGAGCGTCTGCGCCGCTTCGATCCGAGCCGGCCGGTCTTCGTCGAATCGGAGAGCAAGAAGGTCGGCAACCTGCGCGTGCCGGAAGCGGTGATGGAACGCATCCGCGCGGCGCCCTGCGTGTCGCTTGCGCTGGCGCAGCCGGACCGGGTGCGCCTGCTGATGGAAGACTACGAGCATTTCGCGGTCGACCCGGCGGCATTGAACATGCAACTGGATCACCTGGTGCAGCTGCACGGCCGCGCGCGCATCGATGCCTGGCACGCGCTGGCCAACGACGGACGCATGCCGGAACTGGTCGACCAGCTGCTGGTCGAGCACTACGATCCGGCTTACCTGCGCTCGATCGAGCGTAATTTCGCCCAGTATCCGCAGGCCGAGGTGCTGGAACTGGTCGGCATCGGCGAGGACGATTTCATGGCGGCGGCGCGCAGCTTGCACGGGCGCTGATCTGGCGTAGGATGGACGGGGGCGCCTAGCTGGCTCTGCCGTCCACGCGTTCGAACGGTGCATGCGATCGTTGGACGCGTGGACGGCAAAGCCGTCCACCCTACCGATACGTTCATTAACCTCGCCCGTCCGACGATCCGCGACACACACGATAAAAAACCCGGGCGCCGCGTGATGCGGCGCCCGGGTTTGGTTTTGGCGCGGGCTCGTGCCCGCCTGCTTACTCTGCCTTGACGCCCAGGTCGCCCGGCTTGACGTTGACCTTGGCCTTGGCCTTCTGCTTCAGCGCTTCCACGTAGCCGTACATCTCGGCGCCGCCGACGGCGCGTGCGATCTGCTCGGCTTCCTGGCTGCGGCGCGCCGCGTCCGGCTGGGCCGGCTGCGATACCTTGGCGATGCGGTACACGCCATAGCCCTGGCCCGGCACCTCGACGCCGATGTAGGCCGGCAGCTTGGCGACATCGGCCTTCAGTACGGCCAGCGCGGCGGTCTGGTTGATGGTCGGCTGCTTGGTGCGCGAAACGATCTTGGGTTCGCCGAAGCCGGCGGCGTCGCCCGAGGCCTTGGCGGCGGCCAGCTTGGCTTCGCCGGCCTGGCGCGCCAGGCGCACTGCTTCTTCCTGGGTCACGCGCTGGCGGATGGCATTCGCCACGTCGGCCAGCGGACGCTTGCTTGCCGGCGTGAGGGTCACCACGCGGCCGGCCACCAGGGTGCTCGGCGCCGTTTCCACCGCTTCGGTGTTGCGCTTGTTGGCCAGGGCGTCGTTCGAGAAGATCGCCTTTAGGAACTTGTCGTTATTCACCGGCGAGGCGCCCAGCGCCGGATTCGGCGTGCGCGTCAGCCCGTCCACGGTCTGGATCGTCAGGCCCAGCTTGTCGGCCACCGGCTTCAGGCTGTCCGACTGCTCGTACACCGTATTGGTGAAGGTTTCGGCCAGTTCCGCGTACTTGGCGGACAGCTTGGTCTTCTTCAGTTCCGCGACGATTTCCGGCCTGGCTTCTTCCAGCGATTTCTGGGTCGACGGCGTGACCGCGGTCACCTTGATGATGTGGTAGCCGAATTCCGAACGCACCAGGCCGCTCATTTCTCCGGCCTTGAGCGCATAGATCGCATCCTCGACCGGCTTGACGAACACGCCCTTCTCGACCGTGCCCAGGTCGCCGCCCAGCTCGGCCGAACCCGGATCCTGCGACTGCGCCTTGGCGACCTTGGCGAAGTCGTTCGGGTTCTTGCGCAACTCGTCCAGGATGGCTTGCGCCTTGGCCTTGGCGGCGGCGTCGTCGGCCGGCTTGGCGTCTGCCTTGGCGTTGATGAGGATGTGGCTGGCGGTGCGCTTTTCCGGGGTCGAAAAACGCGCCTTGCTCTTGTCGTAGGCGGCCACCACTTCGGCGTCGGACACCGTCACCTGCTTGTCCACCGCGTCGGCATTGAAGACGACGTATTCGGCCTTGACTTGTTCCGGCACCTGGAACAGGGTCGGGTTCTTGTCATAGAAGGCCTTGATCATGTCGTCGGTGACCTTGACCTGGGCAACGTAGTTCGCGGCCGGGAACACCAGTTCCTGGACTTCGCGCTCTTGGTCGTTGATGTCCGACAGGCGCGTGCTCACCGAGCGCGGCGCGAACGCCGTCTGCTGGATGGCGCCGGCCAGCTGCTGCACCGCCATGTCCTGGCGCAGGCGCGCATCGAACATTTCCGGGGTCATGCCCTGGGCGGCCAGCGCGGCCTTGTACTGGTCCATGTCGAAGCTGCCGTCCGCCTTGCGGAACTGCTGGATGTCGAGGATCTGCTTCTGCAGGCGGTCGTCGCTGACCGTCAGGTGGCTACGCGCCACTTCGGCATTGATCGCGCGCTCGGCGATCAGGTTGTCCAGTACGGCCTGCCTGGCTTCCGGGGTCTCGAACTGCTTCTGATCGAACTGGGCGCCCTGCGCCTGGCGCGCCTGGTCGATCTGGCGGCGCTGGGCGTTTTCCCATTCCTGCTGGGTGATCTTCTTACCGTCCACGGTGGCCACGCCATCGTTGCCGCCGCCGCGCTCGTTGTAGCTGCTGACGCCGACCAGTACGAAGGAAGGCAGGATCAGCAGCAGCAACAGGAACTGCATCAATCGCTGGTGGTTACGGATAAATTCAAACATGGTCAGCCAATCAAGGTTGAAGATGCGTTTTCAAAAACTAAAAAAAAAGGCGAACTCGCGTTCGCCTCTTTTTCAGAACTAGCGGTTACCGGCGCAATCTACGAAGACCGCGTTACAACCGACATTACCGCAACATATTGGCGGAGCGGACGGGACTCGCCTACATACCGCAGGCCGCGGTTCCGCTTGCAAGCGGAACCCTTCGAGTCCCGACCCGTGCCGCCCGCAGGGGCGGCACTTCTTCCTTCTCAAATCTGGCGGAGCGGACGGGACTCGAACCCGCGACCCCCGGCGTGACAGGCCGGTATTCTAACCAACTGAACTACCGCTCCAAATTCTGGCATTTCGTGGCGGAGCGGACGGGACTCGCCTACATCCTGCAGGCCGCGGAATCGCTTGCAAGCGATTCCCTTCGAGTCCCAAACCGTGTTGTCCGCAGGGACAACACGCCGACTGCGCATTCGTGGCGGAGCGGACGGGACTCGAACCCGCGACCCCCGGCGTGACAGGCCGGTATTCTAACCAACTGAACTACCGCTCCACGAAATACTGGGTACTACCGACATCCGAGGACGACCGAGAGGCCCGGTCATCCGCGGCGAACGATTCGATGAGAACATGTCGCCGGATGCTTCCTGCTGCGTGTCAGCGCAGCGGAGGCATTAGTTTACTGCATCTTTTAATGCTTTACCAGCCTTAAATTTCGGAACCTTGGCCGCCTTGATCTTGATGGCTTCCTTGGTGCGCGGATCGCGGCCGGTGCGCTCGGCGCGCTCGCCCACCGTAAAGGTGCCGAAGCCGACCAGGGTCACACTGTCGTTGTTCTTCAGGGTGTTGGTCACTGCATCGATCATGGCATCGAGGGCGCGCGCGGCGGAGGCTTTGGTCAGGTCCGCGGACTTCGCGATTTCTTCGATCAGTTCAGTTTTGTTCACTCTTTTCCCTCTTTATACGTTCCAGACACGGTGCGCCTGGAAACGCCAGGCCCGACCGTAAACGCATATTAGACAAGGGCGCCATGCTTTGTGTCAAGCAATGATGATGCCGTGCGGCAACGCATCGTACATCCAACAAGGATGACGCGTATCAGCCAGCGTATTCGTACGCGACGCGCCAAAAACGTCGTCCCCGCGAAGGCGGGGACCCATACCGAGCATCTCGCACCGTAAAGGTGAAAAGACACGTGAGCTTGGGTCCCCGCCTGCGCGGGGACGACGGTGCTACTCTGGAACCTGATAGGTCAGTGCTTGACCACCCCACCCTGCCCCTCGGCCGCCGGGGCCGGCACCGCGGCCACCGCCGGCACCTCGACCACCGGCTCGGGCTGGCGTTCCAGCGCCACTTCCAGCACCTTTTCGATCCAGCGCACCGGCACGATCTCGAGCTGGTTCTTGACGTTGTCCGGAATCTCGGCCAGGTCCTTCACGTTCTGCTCGGGAATCAGGACGGTCTTGATGCCGCCGCGCTGCGCCGCCAGCAGCTTTTCCTTCAGGCCGCCGATCGGCAGCACCTCGCCGCGCAGCGTGATCTCGCCGGTCATGGCGACATCCGCGCGCACCGGGATGCCGGTGAACACCGACACCAGCGCGGTGGTCATCGCGATACCGGCGGACGGACCGTCCTTCGGCGTCGCGCCTTCCGGCACGTGGATGTGGATGTCGGACTTCTCGAACACCTCGCTCTTGATGCCCAGGCGCGCGGCGCGGCTGCGCACCACGGTACGGGCGGCCTCGATCGACTCCTTCATCACGTCGCCCAGCGTACCGGTACGGATCACCGCGCCCTTACCCGGCACCTGCACGGCCTCGATGGTCAGCAGGTCGCCGCCGACTTCGGTCCACGCCAGGCCGACCACCTGGCCGATCTGGTTTTCCTTCTCGGCCACGCCGAAATCGTAGCGGCGCACGCCCAGGAACTTGTCCAGGTTGCCGGCCGAGACGACCACGCGCTTGTCGCTCTTGAGCAGCATCATCTTGACGACCTTGCGGCAGATCTTCGAGATTTCGCGCTCCAGCGAACGCACGCCGGCTTCGCGGGTGTAGTAGCGGATGATGTCGCGGATCGCATCTTCCTCGACCTTGATCTCGCCGTCGCGCAAGCCGTTGGCCTTGATCTGCTTGGGCAGCAGGTAGCGCTGGGCGATGCTGGTCTTCTCGTCCTCGGTGTAGCCCGACAGGCGGATCACTTCCATCCGGTCCAGCAACGCCGGCGGGATATTGAACGAGTTCGAGGTCGCCACGAACATCACGTCCGACAAGTCGAAGTCGACTTCGACGTAGTGGTCGCTGAACGTGTGGTTCTGCGCCGGGTCCAGCACCTCAAGTAACGCCGAGGACGGGTCGCCGCGGAAGTCCGCACCCATCTTGTCGATCTCGTCGAGCAGGAACAGCGGGTTGCGCACGCCGGCCTTGGTCAGCGATTGCAGCACCTTGCCCGGCATCGAGCCGATGTAGGTACGGCGGTGGCCGCGGATCTCGGCCTCGTCGCGCACGCCGCCGAGCGCCATGCGCACGTATTTGCGGTTGGTGGCGCGCGCGATCGACTCGCCCAGCGAGGTCTTACCGACGCCCGGCGGACCGACGAAGCACAGGATCGGCGCCTTCAGCTTCTCGACGCGCTGCTGTACCGCGAGGTATTCCAGGATGCGTTCCTTGATCTTGTCCAGGCCGTAGTGGTCGGAATCGAGCACCTGCGCCGCCTTTTCCAGGTCGATCGTGACCTTGGATTTTTTCTTCCACGGCAAGCCGATCAGCGTGTCGATGTAGTTGCGTACCACGGTGGCTTCGGCCGACATCGGCGACATCAGTTTCAGCTTCTTGATCTCGGACTGCGCCTTTTCCAGCGCTTCCTTCGGCATCTTGGCCGCGATCACTTTCTTTTCCAGCTCTTCGATGTCGGCGCCTTCTTCGCCTTCACCCAGCTCCTTCTGGATCGCTTTCACCTGCTCGTTCAGGTAGTACTCGCGCTGCGATTTCTCCATCTGGCGCTTGACGCGGCCGCGGATGCGCTTTTCCACCTGCAGGATGTCGAGTTCGCCTTCCAGTTGGCCGAGCAGGTGCTCGAGGCGCTTGGCGACGTTGAAGATTTCCAGGATGACCTGCTTCTGCTCGAGCTTGAGCGGCAGGTGGGCGGCGACGGTATCGGCCAGGCGGCCGGCGTCGTCGATGCCGGCCAGCGATGCCAAGATCTCGGGCGGAATCTTTTTAT
The genomic region above belongs to Massilia forsythiae and contains:
- a CDS encoding arylesterase, with protein sequence MLARFKISKGIAGAAAALALAASGSAYSAPKTVLVVGDSLSAEYGIARGSGWVALLEQRLKQRKIDARVVNASISGDTTSGGRTRLPALLQQHKPNLVVLELGANDGLRGLPVNAAEDNLRTMIALAQKNSARVLLVGMRMPPNYGRAYTERFAGMYKELSGEMKVPLVPFMLEGVAQEASSFQPDRLHPLASAHPTILNNIWPQVAPLLQ
- the mnmH gene encoding tRNA 2-selenouridine(34) synthase MnmH; this translates as MKYPAVLSFDEILPQLDAFDTVIDARSESEFALDHLPGAINCPVLDDAERILIGTTYKQVGAFEAKKLGAPLVAKNIARHIDTLFADKPKDWKPLVYCWRGGNRSGSMVHVLARIGWPVVQLDGGYKAYRAYVSAALAAPPALPLRVICGTTGSGKTRLLHALEAAGAQVLDLEGMAAHRGSVLGHLPGEPQPTQKQFETRIWERLRRFDPSRPVFVESESKKVGNLRVPEAVMERIRAAPCVSLALAQPDRVRLLMEDYEHFAVDPAALNMQLDHLVQLHGRARIDAWHALANDGRMPELVDQLLVEHYDPAYLRSIERNFAQYPQAEVLELVGIGEDDFMAAARSLHGR
- a CDS encoding SurA N-terminal domain-containing protein, with amino-acid sequence MFEFIRNHQRLMQFLLLLLILPSFVLVGVSSYNERGGGNDGVATVDGKKITQQEWENAQRRQIDQARQAQGAQFDQKQFETPEARQAVLDNLIAERAINAEVARSHLTVSDDRLQKQILDIQQFRKADGSFDMDQYKAALAAQGMTPEMFDARLRQDMAVQQLAGAIQQTAFAPRSVSTRLSDINDQEREVQELVFPAANYVAQVKVTDDMIKAFYDKNPTLFQVPEQVKAEYVVFNADAVDKQVTVSDAEVVAAYDKSKARFSTPEKRTASHILINAKADAKPADDAAAKAKAQAILDELRKNPNDFAKVAKAQSQDPGSAELGGDLGTVEKGVFVKPVEDAIYALKAGEMSGLVRSEFGYHIIKVTAVTPSTQKSLEEARPEIVAELKKTKLSAKYAELAETFTNTVYEQSDSLKPVADKLGLTIQTVDGLTRTPNPALGASPVNNDKFLKAIFSNDALANKRNTEAVETAPSTLVAGRVVTLTPASKRPLADVANAIRQRVTQEEAVRLARQAGEAKLAAAKASGDAAGFGEPKIVSRTKQPTINQTAALAVLKADVAKLPAYIGVEVPGQGYGVYRIAKVSQPAQPDAARRSQEAEQIARAVGGAEMYGYVEALKQKAKAKVNVKPGDLGVKAE
- a CDS encoding HU family DNA-binding protein; the encoded protein is MNKTELIEEIAKSADLTKASAARALDAMIDAVTNTLKNNDSVTLVGFGTFTVGERAERTGRDPRTKEAIKIKAAKVPKFKAGKALKDAVN
- the lon gene encoding endopeptidase La, yielding MTTTKFTEQTTLPLLPLRDVVVFPHMVIPLFVGRPKSIKALEAAMEQGKSIMLAAQKAAAKDEPSAADIYEIGCVANILQMLKLPDGTVKVLVEGAQRARIDQITDGPSHFIAELTPIDSEIGDDSEVEAMRRAIVQQFDQYVKLNKKIPPEILASLAGIDDAGRLADTVAAHLPLKLEQKQVILEIFNVAKRLEHLLGQLEGELDILQVEKRIRGRVKRQMEKSQREYYLNEQVKAIQKELGEGEEGADIEELEKKVIAAKMPKEALEKAQSEIKKLKLMSPMSAEATVVRNYIDTLIGLPWKKKSKVTIDLEKAAQVLDSDHYGLDKIKERILEYLAVQQRVEKLKAPILCFVGPPGVGKTSLGESIARATNRKYVRMALGGVRDEAEIRGHRRTYIGSMPGKVLQSLTKAGVRNPLFLLDEIDKMGADFRGDPSSALLEVLDPAQNHTFSDHYVEVDFDLSDVMFVATSNSFNIPPALLDRMEVIRLSGYTEDEKTSIAQRYLLPKQIKANGLRDGEIKVEEDAIRDIIRYYTREAGVRSLEREISKICRKVVKMMLLKSDKRVVVSAGNLDKFLGVRRYDFGVAEKENQIGQVVGLAWTEVGGDLLTIEAVQVPGKGAVIRTGTLGDVMKESIEAARTVVRSRAARLGIKSEVFEKSDIHIHVPEGATPKDGPSAGIAMTTALVSVFTGIPVRADVAMTGEITLRGEVLPIGGLKEKLLAAQRGGIKTVLIPEQNVKDLAEIPDNVKNQLEIVPVRWIEKVLEVALERQPEPVVEVPAVAAVPAPAAEGQGGVVKH